In Persicimonas caeni, a single window of DNA contains:
- the trpS gene encoding tryptophan--tRNA ligase, translated as MAKKRSLSGIKPTGFPHLGNYLGMIRPAIDLQDEYESFYFAADYHALTTVHDPKALRHSVYELTAYFLAFGLDPEKAAFFRQSDVPEVTELTWMLDCVTHMGLLERAHAYKAAKDEGREKEISHGLFSYPVLMASDILIYDSDIVPVGKDQIQHVEMTRDMAQKFNHAFGGDYLKLPEAKVRDDVAVVPGIDGRKMSKSYNNLIEPLLPPKKLKKQCMSIETDSTPLEDPKDPDTCNVFALYKLFSSADEIMEMRENYEGGDYGYGHAKLALYEKLVDYFAPYREKYVDLREDEEYLEEVLAHGAAKVRPVVEGVMDRVRSATGLGRP; from the coding sequence ATGGCGAAAAAACGCAGTCTCTCAGGTATCAAACCGACCGGCTTTCCCCACCTGGGGAATTACCTCGGGATGATTCGTCCTGCCATCGATCTGCAAGACGAATACGAGTCCTTTTATTTCGCGGCCGACTACCACGCGCTGACGACCGTGCACGATCCCAAGGCGCTGCGCCACTCGGTCTACGAGCTGACGGCCTACTTTTTGGCCTTCGGCCTCGACCCCGAAAAGGCCGCCTTCTTCCGTCAGTCCGACGTGCCCGAGGTCACCGAGCTGACGTGGATGCTCGACTGCGTGACCCATATGGGGCTGCTCGAGCGTGCTCACGCCTACAAAGCGGCCAAAGACGAGGGCCGCGAAAAGGAGATCAGCCACGGGCTCTTCTCCTACCCGGTGCTCATGGCCTCGGACATCCTGATCTACGACTCGGACATCGTCCCGGTCGGCAAAGATCAGATCCAGCACGTGGAGATGACTCGGGACATGGCCCAGAAATTCAACCACGCCTTCGGCGGCGACTACCTCAAGCTGCCCGAGGCCAAGGTGCGCGACGACGTCGCCGTGGTGCCGGGCATCGACGGGCGCAAGATGTCGAAGTCGTACAACAACTTGATCGAGCCGCTGCTTCCCCCCAAGAAGCTCAAGAAGCAGTGCATGTCGATCGAGACCGACTCGACGCCGCTCGAGGATCCCAAAGATCCCGACACCTGCAACGTCTTCGCCCTCTACAAGCTCTTCTCGTCGGCCGACGAGATCATGGAGATGCGCGAAAACTACGAGGGCGGCGACTACGGCTACGGCCACGCCAAGCTGGCGCTGTACGAGAAGCTCGTCGACTACTTCGCGCCCTATCGCGAAAAGTACGTCGACCTTCGCGAGGACGAAGAGTACCTCGAAGAGGTCCTCGCCCACGGCGCCGCCAAGGTGCGCCCGGTCGTCGAAGGGGTCATGGACCGCGTGCGCTCCGCAACCGGCCTGGGCCGACCTTAA
- a CDS encoding 3'-5' exonuclease: MSQWPQKWKDLPLAVIDVETTGLDSENDRVIEVGIIRFEQGEVVESYGQLIDPECEVPEEVVELTGIKPEDLEGKPTFAEVADEIHQRLQGVGIVAYNLSFDKGFVAAELERCGLAWPDEAPSFDPLIFARQFYKNLRRKNLGTIADKLGIPLEEAHRATHDAEVAGHVLYAFADRLPENLQDLLVLQAQWENAQAQEMSWRKNDSGESLADALGEQPIGLGPGYIYGDEADPLRALYTSVPEARDRD; this comes from the coding sequence GTGTCCCAGTGGCCCCAAAAATGGAAGGACCTGCCCCTCGCGGTTATCGACGTCGAGACCACCGGTCTCGACAGCGAAAACGACCGCGTCATCGAGGTGGGTATCATTCGTTTCGAACAAGGTGAGGTGGTCGAGAGTTACGGCCAGCTCATCGACCCCGAGTGCGAAGTCCCCGAAGAGGTCGTCGAACTGACGGGCATCAAGCCCGAAGACCTCGAGGGCAAGCCGACCTTCGCCGAGGTAGCCGACGAAATCCACCAGCGACTCCAAGGGGTGGGCATCGTCGCCTACAACTTGAGCTTCGATAAGGGTTTTGTGGCCGCCGAACTCGAACGCTGCGGCCTGGCTTGGCCTGACGAAGCCCCCTCCTTCGACCCGTTGATCTTTGCGCGCCAGTTCTACAAGAACTTGCGCCGCAAGAACCTCGGAACCATCGCCGACAAGCTGGGCATTCCGCTCGAAGAGGCCCACCGGGCCACCCACGATGCGGAGGTCGCCGGCCACGTGCTCTACGCCTTTGCCGACAGGCTCCCGGAGAATCTGCAAGACCTGCTGGTCCTGCAGGCTCAGTGGGAGAATGCCCAGGCTCAGGAGATGAGCTGGCGAAAGAACGACTCCGGCGAGTCCCTCGCCGATGCACTCGGGGAGCAGCCTATCGGGCTGGGCCCCGGTTATATCTACGGCGACGAGGCCGACCCGCTGCGCGCGCTCTACACGAGCGTGCCAGAGGCCCGCGACCGCGATTAA
- a CDS encoding Na+/H+ antiporter NhaA, translating to MDILKSSFKLLRDFSAFLLFGTVVALIWANLDPDTYKAVMDAPLSVLFASGVEGAMEWMKTEYDPSKHPVSFHFVVNDIFMVLFFGIAGKEVSESFLPGGALSSLKKAAMPAIATAGGVLGPIAAFFALHAALGLSPDLAKAAWAVPTATDIAYCWLFAGLIFGRAHPAVTFLLVLAVLDDMIGMMIIAVYYTPEVHIEWLGLVVLAMAICEGMRRMGVKNFWPYAIIGGVLSWIGLHNTGVHAALALVPIVPFMPHGERDAGLFESAEEESAHHDDTMNHFEHFFAPIVDVGLLAFGLANAGVFLSGESFGGGATWAIFGALLLGKTFGIFGFSWVGSKFGLSLPKPMTLPQTLVLGCVAGIGFTVALFVTTVALGLAPAQGWELPPGTGDMLKLGALLSFAAGPIAWIMAIIMKVEKIHPEPGQATGHGH from the coding sequence ATGGATATTCTCAAGAGCAGTTTCAAACTCCTGCGCGATTTTTCGGCCTTCTTGCTCTTCGGCACGGTCGTCGCGCTCATTTGGGCCAACCTCGACCCCGACACCTACAAGGCGGTGATGGACGCGCCCCTGTCGGTGCTCTTCGCCAGCGGCGTCGAAGGAGCCATGGAGTGGATGAAGACCGAGTACGATCCATCCAAGCACCCGGTCAGCTTCCACTTTGTGGTCAACGACATCTTCATGGTCCTCTTCTTCGGCATCGCCGGAAAAGAGGTCTCCGAGAGTTTCCTGCCCGGTGGTGCGCTGTCGAGCCTCAAGAAAGCAGCCATGCCGGCCATCGCCACTGCCGGCGGCGTGCTCGGCCCGATCGCAGCGTTCTTCGCGCTGCACGCCGCGCTGGGCCTCTCCCCCGACTTGGCCAAGGCCGCCTGGGCGGTGCCCACGGCGACTGATATCGCCTATTGCTGGCTCTTCGCCGGCCTGATCTTCGGACGCGCCCACCCGGCGGTCACCTTCCTTTTGGTGCTCGCCGTGCTCGACGACATGATCGGCATGATGATCATCGCCGTCTATTACACCCCCGAGGTCCACATCGAGTGGCTCGGCCTGGTGGTGCTGGCGATGGCGATCTGTGAGGGCATGCGCCGCATGGGCGTCAAAAACTTCTGGCCCTACGCCATCATCGGCGGCGTGCTGTCGTGGATCGGTCTGCACAACACCGGCGTGCACGCTGCGCTGGCGCTAGTGCCCATCGTGCCGTTCATGCCGCACGGCGAGCGCGACGCTGGTCTGTTCGAGTCCGCCGAGGAGGAGAGCGCGCATCACGACGACACGATGAACCACTTCGAGCACTTCTTCGCGCCCATCGTCGACGTCGGCCTGCTCGCCTTCGGTCTGGCCAACGCCGGCGTGTTCCTCAGCGGCGAGTCCTTCGGCGGCGGCGCCACCTGGGCCATCTTCGGCGCCCTGCTTTTGGGCAAGACCTTCGGCATCTTCGGCTTCTCGTGGGTCGGCAGCAAATTCGGCCTCAGCCTGCCCAAGCCGATGACGCTCCCCCAGACCCTCGTGCTCGGCTGCGTGGCCGGCATCGGCTTTACGGTGGCGTTGTTCGTGACCACCGTCGCCCTCGGTCTGGCGCCCGCGCAGGGTTGGGAGCTTCCGCCGGGCACCGGCGACATGCTCAAGCTGGGCGCGCTGCTTAGCTTCGCGGCCGGCCCGATCGCCTGGATCATGGCCATCATCATGAAGGTCGAAAAGATCCACCCGGAACCGGGTCAAGCAACGGGGCACGGGCATTGA
- a CDS encoding DUF4190 domain-containing protein yields MTRHIVSTLIAAYQLFSTGLSSANSGYQPPSQPPRSGGSGQGESASGLAIATLALGIGAWTYFPILGAWIGVITGWIELKRIERGESPAAGETFAKIGFWLSVASIVFSVLGSCAAIALIMFVYGSLAALLTGIGLAGAV; encoded by the coding sequence ATGACTCGCCACATCGTTTCGACGCTCATCGCAGCGTATCAACTCTTCAGCACGGGTTTGAGCAGCGCCAACTCCGGCTATCAGCCCCCGTCACAACCGCCGCGCTCGGGCGGAAGTGGCCAGGGTGAGAGCGCCTCGGGTTTGGCGATCGCCACGCTCGCGCTGGGCATCGGCGCCTGGACCTACTTTCCCATCTTGGGTGCCTGGATCGGCGTGATCACCGGGTGGATCGAGCTCAAGAGGATCGAGCGCGGCGAGAGCCCGGCCGCCGGCGAGACATTCGCCAAAATCGGCTTCTGGCTCAGCGTGGCCAGCATCGTGTTCAGCGTGCTCGGAAGCTGCGCGGCCATCGCGCTGATCATGTTCGTCTACGGCAGCTTAGCGGCGCTGCTCACCGGCATCGGCCTGGCCGGAGCCGTCTGA
- a CDS encoding M28 family peptidase — protein sequence MQQRWRQLVGSVVVAAAVCAVPGLGRPVHAQSTQERLEAHVTTLAAPELEGRGNGSQGLDAARAYIVEQMQEIGLEPAGEDGYLSPLEAVVRSEPSRSLSLAIGEHVLAGDVEFAPASFSDDGSFDAEAVFVGYGLSAPSVGYDDYAGVDVRNKVVVALTGAPAGHVQALTSDERGYLLSAGSKAAVALANGARALLLVNDPRGHGDRPEQAADELPTLRPALPLTGISAGYLSEKSATRILSETGVDLAQLQRDIDDSGEPHSRSLELTVRGDLTLDRTSATLYNIVGRIAGTSDAPQTPIVVTAHYDGLGYGHAGSLSRQVPALHPGADDNASGVAVLLEVARALAATPPEGRPPILFAAPVGEELGLRGSRRLARQLVDTYGGGTVVNFDMLGRLREGELKVAHGADNALVALLDAASSDAGLTIRAEALTERFSDHVSFVELGFRGVNITSGRHADYHVPGDTLDKINWEGLAGANQFVEGLLRRLARAETSD from the coding sequence GTGCAGCAACGATGGCGACAGCTCGTGGGGAGCGTGGTGGTAGCCGCGGCGGTATGTGCGGTGCCCGGTTTAGGCCGCCCGGTGCATGCCCAGTCGACTCAAGAGCGCCTCGAGGCGCACGTGACCACGCTCGCCGCGCCCGAATTGGAGGGCCGTGGCAACGGCTCGCAGGGGCTCGACGCCGCGCGCGCTTATATCGTCGAGCAGATGCAGGAGATCGGGCTCGAGCCGGCCGGCGAAGACGGCTATTTGAGCCCGCTCGAGGCGGTCGTCCGCTCGGAGCCGTCGCGAAGCCTCTCCCTCGCCATCGGCGAGCATGTGTTGGCGGGCGACGTCGAGTTTGCCCCGGCGAGCTTTAGCGACGACGGAAGCTTCGACGCCGAGGCCGTCTTCGTCGGCTACGGGCTGTCGGCCCCGTCGGTCGGCTACGATGACTACGCCGGCGTCGACGTGCGTAACAAAGTCGTCGTCGCGCTCACCGGCGCCCCCGCTGGACACGTCCAGGCGCTCACCTCCGACGAGCGCGGCTACCTCCTCTCGGCCGGCTCGAAGGCCGCCGTCGCCCTCGCCAACGGTGCTCGCGCGCTCCTTTTGGTCAACGACCCGCGCGGCCATGGCGATCGACCCGAACAAGCGGCCGACGAATTGCCCACGCTTCGCCCCGCCCTGCCGCTGACCGGTATTTCGGCGGGCTACTTGAGCGAAAAGTCGGCCACGCGCATCTTGAGCGAGACGGGCGTCGACTTGGCGCAACTCCAGCGCGATATCGACGACTCGGGCGAGCCGCACAGCCGCTCGCTCGAGCTAACGGTGCGCGGCGATCTCACGCTCGACCGAACGAGCGCCACCCTCTACAACATCGTGGGCCGCATCGCCGGCACCTCCGACGCCCCCCAAACACCGATCGTGGTCACCGCCCATTACGATGGCCTCGGTTATGGCCACGCCGGAAGCTTGAGCCGGCAAGTCCCCGCGCTGCATCCGGGCGCCGACGACAACGCCTCGGGCGTGGCCGTCTTGCTCGAGGTTGCCCGCGCGCTCGCGGCCACGCCTCCCGAAGGCCGGCCGCCGATCCTCTTCGCCGCCCCCGTCGGCGAAGAGCTCGGCCTGCGCGGATCACGACGCCTGGCGCGCCAGCTCGTCGACACCTACGGCGGCGGCACCGTCGTCAACTTCGACATGCTCGGCCGGCTGCGCGAGGGCGAACTCAAAGTTGCCCACGGCGCCGACAACGCGCTCGTCGCCTTGCTCGACGCTGCCTCTAGCGACGCCGGGCTGACGATCCGCGCCGAAGCGCTCACCGAGCGATTCAGCGATCACGTCTCGTTCGTCGAACTCGGTTTTCGGGGGGTGAACATCACGTCCGGGCGCCACGCCGACTACCACGTGCCGGGCGACACCCTCGACAAGATCAACTGGGAAGGATTGGCCGGCGCCAATCAGTTCGTCGAAGGTTTGCTGCGCCGGCTGGCGCGCGCCGAAACCTCCGACTGA
- a CDS encoding HesB/IscA family protein, with translation MISLSEKAAEQAVKMMRDNDIDPDSDYGLRVGVKAGGCSGMNYVLDIVDSPNDNDRVFNMHGVNVYVDPKSYLYLNGTQVDWQDGMVDAGFKFSNPNAKRSCGCGTSFAV, from the coding sequence ATGATCTCACTGAGCGAAAAAGCGGCCGAGCAGGCCGTCAAAATGATGCGCGACAATGACATCGACCCCGACAGCGACTATGGGCTGCGCGTGGGTGTCAAAGCGGGCGGTTGCTCGGGCATGAACTACGTGCTCGACATCGTCGACAGCCCCAACGACAACGACCGTGTCTTCAACATGCACGGCGTCAACGTCTACGTCGATCCGAAGAGCTACCTGTACCTCAACGGTACCCAGGTCGATTGGCAGGACGGCATGGTGGACGCCGGGTTCAAGTTCAGCAACCCGAACGCCAAACGCTCCTGTGGTTGCGGCACGAGCTTCGCGGTCTGA
- a CDS encoding cyclic nucleotide-binding domain-containing protein, producing the protein MKLKAWALSDVGNVRTNNEDNFFADADRGVFVVADGVGGRDKGEVASSMVAAAVEEAAPNLRQVAREADPVKSPDHRERMLDLIRRHIQQVNTDIFNEDTSRDNEHGMATTTDLLVVAGSSAYVGHVGDSRVYLIRNGQIYRITEDHTYAEMLRRNQRAEMRRLAEANKKFEHMLTRSMGAKPHVEPDTLFIDVRPGDQFVLCTDGLTDYLSGSEILERSTNMKGQRLVDELVAEAKQRGGRDNITVVVVDVLDEPDTARSLPPQAVDTIRQINFLEQIELFDGLAAVELIKVLRTVYERSYSPGDIILRQGEQSGALYLIVEGEIALTVDGTEVARLHAGQHFGELALFADDHTRSATATCASEALLLVIPADKFEKLTGEDLEIGNKLLRNLVRHAGQHIRMMNARLAAGAHMDTMEMMKRDLGKD; encoded by the coding sequence ATGAAGCTGAAAGCCTGGGCCCTGAGTGACGTGGGCAATGTTCGCACCAACAACGAAGACAATTTCTTCGCCGACGCCGATCGTGGGGTGTTCGTCGTCGCGGACGGGGTGGGAGGACGAGACAAGGGGGAGGTGGCCAGCAGCATGGTCGCCGCGGCGGTCGAGGAAGCGGCGCCCAATCTGCGTCAAGTCGCTCGTGAGGCCGATCCGGTCAAGAGTCCCGACCACCGCGAGCGCATGCTCGACCTGATTCGACGGCATATCCAGCAGGTCAACACCGACATCTTCAACGAGGACACCAGCCGCGACAACGAGCACGGCATGGCGACGACGACCGACCTGTTGGTCGTCGCCGGCAGCTCGGCCTACGTCGGGCACGTGGGCGACAGCCGCGTTTACCTGATCCGCAACGGACAGATCTACCGCATCACCGAGGACCACACCTACGCCGAGATGCTGCGGCGAAATCAGCGCGCCGAGATGCGCCGGCTGGCCGAGGCGAACAAGAAGTTCGAGCATATGCTCACCCGCAGCATGGGCGCCAAGCCGCATGTCGAGCCCGATACCCTCTTTATCGACGTGCGTCCGGGCGACCAGTTCGTGCTGTGCACCGACGGGCTGACCGATTACCTGAGCGGCAGCGAGATCTTGGAGCGCTCCACCAACATGAAGGGGCAGCGCCTGGTCGACGAGCTCGTGGCCGAAGCCAAGCAGCGCGGGGGACGCGACAATATCACCGTGGTCGTCGTCGACGTGCTCGACGAGCCCGACACCGCCCGTTCGCTGCCGCCGCAGGCCGTGGACACCATCCGCCAGATCAATTTTCTGGAGCAAATCGAGCTCTTCGACGGGCTGGCAGCCGTCGAGCTGATCAAGGTGTTGCGCACCGTCTACGAGCGCTCCTACAGCCCGGGCGACATTATTTTGCGCCAGGGCGAGCAGAGTGGGGCGCTGTACCTGATCGTCGAGGGCGAGATCGCGCTGACCGTCGACGGCACCGAGGTCGCTCGTCTCCACGCCGGGCAGCATTTCGGGGAGTTGGCGCTCTTTGCCGACGATCACACGCGCTCGGCGACGGCTACGTGTGCCTCCGAGGCGCTTCTGCTGGTGATTCCCGCCGACAAGTTCGAGAAACTGACCGGTGAAGATCTCGAGATCGGCAACAAGCTGCTGCGCAACCTGGTGCGCCACGCCGGCCAGCATATCCGTATGATGAACGCTCGCCTGGCGGCGGGGGCGCATATGGATACGATGGAGATGATGAAGAGGGATTTGGGGAAGGATTAA